A single window of Intrasporangium calvum DSM 43043 DNA harbors:
- a CDS encoding carbohydrate ABC transporter permease — translation MTVVTRRVDERRHRAADSPRGTTARVARRAQVSPAAYAFLTIVLLASAFPLWWSFVIGSKDAAALNTGEVSLLPGGNFLENASTVVSTLPFWKALGNSIIVSTVVSGLVVLLSTLAGFAFAKLRFRGREGLLLFVIATMCVPTQLGVVPLFIVMAKLGWIGGLWAVILPALVNAFGVFWMTQYLRESLPDELVEAARVDGASTLRIFWNVALPAARPGAAMLGLFTFIATWTNFFWPFIVLEPGNPTLPVALQQLQAAYYVDYSLVLAGVVLAAIPLLIVFVFAGRQLVSGIMQGAVKG, via the coding sequence ATGACCGTCGTCACCCGGCGCGTCGACGAACGCCGACACCGGGCTGCGGATTCGCCGAGGGGCACCACCGCACGAGTGGCCAGGCGCGCCCAAGTGAGCCCAGCGGCATACGCCTTCCTCACGATCGTCCTGCTCGCGAGCGCCTTCCCGCTGTGGTGGTCCTTCGTCATCGGCAGCAAGGACGCCGCCGCCCTCAACACCGGGGAGGTCTCCCTGCTGCCGGGCGGCAACTTTCTCGAGAACGCGAGCACCGTGGTCTCGACGCTCCCGTTCTGGAAGGCCTTGGGCAACAGCATCATCGTCTCGACCGTCGTGTCCGGGCTCGTCGTGCTGCTCTCGACCCTGGCGGGGTTCGCGTTCGCGAAGCTGCGGTTCCGCGGGCGGGAGGGGCTGCTCCTCTTCGTCATCGCGACGATGTGCGTGCCCACCCAGCTCGGCGTCGTGCCGCTCTTCATCGTGATGGCCAAGCTGGGCTGGATCGGGGGCCTGTGGGCGGTCATCCTGCCCGCACTGGTCAACGCCTTCGGTGTCTTCTGGATGACTCAGTACCTGCGCGAGTCCCTGCCCGACGAGCTGGTCGAGGCCGCCCGCGTGGACGGCGCGTCGACGCTGCGGATCTTCTGGAACGTCGCCCTGCCCGCCGCGCGACCCGGTGCCGCCATGCTCGGGCTGTTCACTTTCATCGCGACGTGGACGAACTTCTTCTGGCCCTTCATCGTTCTCGAGCCCGGGAACCCGACGCTGCCCGTCGCGCTCCAGCAGCTGCAGGCGGCCTACTACGTCGACTACTCGCTCGTCCTCGCTGGGGTCGTCCTCGCCGCGATCCCCCTCCTCATCGTCTTCGTCTTTGCCGGGCGGCAGCTCGTCTCCGGCATCATGCAAGGAGCAGTCAAGGGATGA
- a CDS encoding GH1 family beta-glucosidase — protein sequence MTLNATSSDRAADRAEQQSGSPSAAARRLPEGFVLGVATAAYQIEGARHVEGRADSIWDTFSHTPGAVVDGHTGDVACDHHHRFAEDVALMQRLGVQSYRFSTSWARVCPDGRAVNAKGLDFYERLVDALLTAGITPWLTLYHWDLPQALEDRGGWPVRETADRFVDYALAVHDRLGDRVSTWTTLNEPWCSAFVGYTSGEHAPGRQSPADGLAAAHHLMLGHGQTVRALRSRDANLQLGLTLNFTVADPVNPADPCDVDAARRVDGQMNRMFLDPVFRGQYPADVLADVAGLGLEDHVRPGDLATISAPIDVLGVNYYNGGAFSHLPPVTALSGAPATTRQTRSPFPAADGVHGHPRGLPVTSMDWEVQPEGLTRLLVRLHEEYTGPAGTTLHVTENGAAFDDRPDEQGFVDDRARVEYVRSHLSSVVDAVEAGVPVQGYFYWSFMDNFEWAWGYAKRFGIVRVDYDTQERTPKASALDYARIIRTRELAVVSRERGEDDGRRSPQATSGVSDV from the coding sequence ATGACCCTCAACGCCACTTCTTCCGACCGAGCAGCCGATCGGGCTGAGCAGCAGTCGGGCTCGCCGAGCGCGGCGGCCCGCCGGTTGCCGGAGGGGTTCGTCCTCGGAGTCGCCACGGCCGCTTACCAGATCGAGGGCGCGCGACATGTCGAGGGCCGGGCCGACTCCATCTGGGACACCTTCTCCCACACCCCGGGTGCGGTCGTCGACGGCCACACGGGCGACGTGGCGTGCGACCACCACCACCGGTTTGCCGAGGACGTCGCGCTGATGCAGCGCCTCGGCGTCCAGTCCTACCGGTTCTCGACTTCGTGGGCACGGGTGTGCCCTGACGGCCGGGCGGTGAACGCCAAGGGCCTCGACTTCTACGAGCGCCTGGTCGACGCGCTCCTGACGGCCGGGATCACGCCCTGGCTCACGCTCTACCACTGGGACCTGCCCCAGGCGCTCGAGGACCGTGGCGGCTGGCCGGTGCGCGAGACCGCCGACCGGTTCGTCGACTATGCGCTGGCCGTGCACGACCGGCTCGGGGACCGGGTGTCCACCTGGACGACCCTCAACGAGCCCTGGTGCTCCGCGTTCGTCGGGTACACCAGCGGCGAGCACGCCCCGGGCCGCCAGTCGCCGGCTGACGGCCTCGCCGCGGCCCACCACCTCATGCTCGGGCACGGGCAGACGGTTCGAGCGCTGCGCTCCCGGGACGCGAACCTCCAGCTCGGCCTGACCCTGAACTTCACCGTGGCGGACCCGGTCAACCCGGCCGACCCGTGCGACGTCGACGCCGCCAGACGCGTCGACGGACAGATGAACCGAATGTTCCTCGACCCTGTCTTCCGGGGGCAGTACCCCGCCGACGTGCTGGCCGACGTAGCCGGGCTCGGCCTGGAGGACCACGTCCGTCCGGGTGATCTCGCCACGATCTCCGCGCCCATCGACGTGCTCGGGGTGAACTACTACAACGGGGGTGCCTTCAGCCACCTCCCCCCGGTCACGGCCCTCAGCGGCGCTCCCGCGACCACCCGGCAGACGCGCTCCCCCTTCCCTGCGGCGGACGGGGTGCACGGGCACCCCCGGGGCCTTCCGGTGACCTCGATGGACTGGGAGGTGCAGCCCGAAGGACTGACGCGCCTGCTCGTCCGGTTGCACGAGGAGTACACCGGCCCCGCGGGGACCACCCTGCACGTGACCGAGAACGGCGCCGCCTTCGACGACCGACCCGACGAGCAGGGCTTCGTCGACGACCGGGCCCGGGTCGAGTACGTGCGCTCCCACCTTTCCTCGGTGGTCGACGCGGTCGAGGCCGGGGTGCCGGTGCAGGGGTACTTCTACTGGTCCTTCATGGACAACTTCGAGTGGGCGTGGGGATACGCCAAGCGGTTCGGTATCGTCCGCGTGGACTACGACACACAGGAGCGGACCCCGAAGGCCAGCGCCCTCGACTACGCCCGGATCATCCGGACGCGCGAGCTTGCGGTGGTGAGCAGGGAGCGGGGCGAGGACGATGGGCGCAGGAGCCCACAGGCGACGAGCGGAGTCAGTGACGTATGA
- a CDS encoding LacI family DNA-binding transcriptional regulator produces the protein MTHGAVAVPGRPTLEEVARLAGVSRATVSRVINASPKVSPEVQTAVEAAIAELNYVPNRAARSLVARATMSIALVVPEDAHRFFGDPYFADIVQGISDRLDASDYVLNLQLAHPSSPTEKTRRYLLGGNVDGALVVSHHSGDHFLASIGEALPVVFGGRPMHARGASGRPTDYYVDVDNRLGAVQGTRYLIDSGRRAIGTITGPQDMPAALDRAAGWRDALHEAGLSDERVAHGDFTEESGARAATELLDRHPDLDAIFVASDAMASGALSTLADRGHNVPRDVAVVGYDNSRYATRGPIPLTTVAQPTKEMGIVMADTLLRLLAGEKPKRVSLLPTELIRRASA, from the coding sequence ATGACCCACGGAGCGGTGGCGGTACCCGGCCGGCCGACCCTCGAGGAGGTCGCCCGGCTGGCCGGCGTGTCGCGGGCGACGGTCTCCCGAGTCATCAACGCCTCGCCCAAGGTGAGTCCGGAGGTCCAGACCGCCGTCGAGGCGGCCATCGCCGAGTTGAACTACGTGCCGAACCGCGCCGCCCGGTCGCTGGTCGCCCGCGCCACGATGTCCATCGCCCTGGTCGTCCCCGAGGACGCCCATCGATTCTTCGGGGATCCCTACTTCGCCGACATCGTCCAGGGCATCAGCGACCGTCTCGATGCGAGCGACTACGTGCTCAACCTGCAGCTGGCCCACCCGAGCTCCCCGACGGAGAAGACCCGCCGCTACCTCCTCGGCGGCAACGTCGACGGCGCGCTCGTCGTCTCGCACCACTCGGGGGACCATTTCCTCGCCTCGATCGGCGAGGCGCTGCCCGTGGTCTTCGGTGGTCGGCCCATGCACGCGCGAGGCGCCTCGGGGCGGCCCACCGACTACTACGTCGATGTCGACAACCGACTCGGGGCCGTGCAAGGCACGCGATACCTCATCGATTCTGGCCGGCGAGCGATCGGCACCATCACCGGGCCGCAGGACATGCCCGCCGCACTCGACCGTGCAGCCGGGTGGCGGGACGCCCTGCATGAGGCCGGGCTGTCCGACGAACGCGTCGCCCATGGAGACTTCACCGAGGAAAGCGGTGCGCGCGCTGCGACCGAGCTGCTGGATCGGCACCCCGACCTCGATGCGATCTTCGTCGCGAGCGACGCCATGGCGAGCGGGGCGCTGTCGACTCTGGCCGACCGCGGGCACAACGTCCCCCGGGACGTCGCGGTCGTCGGCTACGACAACAGCCGGTACGCGACGCGGGGGCCGATCCCCCTGACGACGGTCGCCCAGCCGACGAAGGAGATGGGGATCGTCATGGCGGACACGCTGCTGCGCCTGCTGGCCGGCGAGAAGCCGAAGCGGGTGTCGCTCCTCCCGACCGAGCTGATCCGCCGCGCGTCCGCCTGA
- the rplI gene encoding 50S ribosomal protein L9 produces the protein MKLILTHEVSSLGAAGDIIDVKDGYARNYLLPRGLATPWTKGGQKQVDALTKGREVRAIQDIEQAKSIKGQIEALPVQVAAKAGQSGRLFGAVSNGDIADAVKAAGGPQLDKRKIEVKQAIKSLGAYEATVRLHADVAATLKFEVVPA, from the coding sequence ATGAAGCTCATTCTCACGCACGAGGTCAGCAGCCTCGGCGCCGCCGGTGACATCATCGACGTCAAGGACGGCTACGCCCGCAACTACCTGCTCCCGCGGGGGCTGGCGACGCCGTGGACCAAGGGCGGCCAGAAGCAGGTCGACGCACTGACCAAGGGCCGCGAGGTCCGGGCCATCCAGGACATCGAGCAGGCCAAGTCCATCAAGGGCCAGATCGAGGCCCTGCCGGTCCAGGTCGCAGCGAAGGCCGGCCAGTCCGGTCGTCTCTTCGGCGCCGTCAGCAACGGCGACATCGCTGACGCGGTCAAGGCGGCCGGTGGCCCGCAGCTCGACAAGCGCAAGATCGAGGTCAAGCAGGCGATCAAGTCGCTCGGCGCCTACGAGGCGACCGTCCGACTGCACGCCGACGTGGCCGCGACGCTGAAGTTCGAGGTCGTGCCCGCCTGA
- the rpsR gene encoding 30S ribosomal protein S18 — MAKPVVRKPKKKANPLKAAKVENIDYKDTALLRKFISDRGKIRARRVTGVSVQEQRLIATAVKNAREMALLPYSSSAR, encoded by the coding sequence ATGGCCAAGCCCGTTGTGCGCAAGCCCAAGAAGAAGGCCAACCCGCTGAAGGCGGCGAAGGTCGAGAACATCGACTACAAGGACACTGCGCTGCTGCGCAAGTTCATCTCCGACCGCGGGAAGATCCGCGCTCGCCGGGTGACCGGGGTGTCCGTCCAGGAGCAGCGGCTCATCGCCACGGCCGTGAAGAACGCCCGTGAGATGGCCCTGCTGCCCTACTCGAGCTCGGCTCGCTGA
- a CDS encoding single-stranded DNA-binding protein has product MAGDTVITIIGNLTADPELRFTPSGAAVANFTVASTPRMFDRQSNEWKDGETLFMRCSVWRDAAENVAESLQRGTRVIVSGRLKSRSYETKEGEKRTVIEMDVDEIGPSLRSATAKVNKTQRAGGGGGGGGWGAGGQQGGGWGGGGQQGGDDPWATGAGAGQGGPAAGQQGGQQGGGWGQTPQAPPGGQPAQGGQPAQGGQQGGWGQGAPSYDEPPF; this is encoded by the coding sequence ATGGCAGGCGACACCGTCATCACGATCATCGGCAACCTGACCGCCGACCCCGAGCTGCGTTTCACGCCGTCGGGAGCGGCGGTCGCGAACTTCACCGTGGCCTCCACGCCTCGGATGTTCGACCGCCAGAGCAATGAGTGGAAGGACGGCGAGACGCTGTTCATGCGCTGCTCGGTGTGGCGCGACGCGGCGGAGAACGTCGCCGAGTCGCTCCAGCGCGGCACGCGGGTCATCGTCTCGGGCCGACTGAAGTCTCGTTCGTACGAGACCAAGGAAGGCGAGAAGCGCACGGTCATCGAGATGGACGTCGACGAGATCGGCCCGTCGCTCCGCAGCGCCACCGCGAAGGTCAACAAGACCCAGCGGGCTGGTGGCGGCGGTGGCGGCGGTGGCTGGGGCGCCGGCGGCCAGCAGGGCGGTGGCTGGGGTGGCGGCGGCCAGCAGGGCGGCGACGACCCCTGGGCCACCGGCGCCGGTGCTGGCCAGGGTGGTCCGGCGGCCGGTCAGCAGGGTGGTCAGCAGGGTGGTGGCTGGGGCCAGACGCCTCAGGCACCACCGGGTGGCCAGCCGGCCCAGGGTGGTCAGCCGGCCCAGGGTGGTCAGCAGGGTGGCTGGGGCCAGGGGGCCCCGAGCTACGACGAGCCGCCGTTCTGA
- the rpsF gene encoding 30S ribosomal protein S6, translating into MRQYELMVILDPETEERTVSTTMDKFLGVVKKDGGTVENVDIWGRRRLAYDIKKKSEGIYAVVNFTAEPATAQELDRQLNLSESIMRTKLLRPGA; encoded by the coding sequence ATGCGTCAGTACGAACTCATGGTCATCCTCGACCCGGAGACCGAAGAGCGCACCGTCTCCACCACGATGGACAAGTTCCTGGGAGTGGTGAAGAAGGACGGTGGCACCGTCGAGAACGTCGACATCTGGGGCCGTCGTCGGCTCGCCTACGACATCAAGAAGAAGTCCGAGGGCATCTACGCCGTCGTCAACTTCACCGCAGAGCCCGCCACGGCTCAGGAGCTCGACCGCCAGCTGAACCTCAGCGAGTCGATCATGCGGACCAAGCTGCTCCGTCCCGGCGCCTGA
- a CDS encoding glycosyltransferase 87 family protein, whose translation MAGGRRAGLDDPVARAATEVIGGPRGRHAARELSWLLTAATLSALAAIPAGFGIALRIPCLRTSWKGDGQFWNACYSDLPNAYRDGNLGAGLAAFLQGSDGSPTTGQPPLTGLALMAVGSLVPSADRESTRVAWYFALWAVLLTLLLLAVVWMVASTAHRPWAAAHVALAPVVALVGFVSADLLGVALAGAGMWAWARRRPGAAGVLLGLAVAARSYPVLILVAIGLLALRSGRMRAFARTAAHAVATFLAVLGGLWLLNPDAAASSYRTWFSAAAGYGSPWLLPQLAGHPLPAWGLTALAAGGWVLAVVAGAVLALASARRPTLAEVSLVMVGIALVTGKSFTVQSSLWLVPLVAWCVVQWRDHLLWAGAEALHFVAVWLTIAATKVPDRGMPNSWYAFFSMFRVIAVLWLVTMVWLRARERWGRSEGEADDLAGPMQDAEDRLIVKFS comes from the coding sequence ATGGCGGGGGGCCGCAGGGCCGGGCTGGACGACCCCGTCGCCCGGGCGGCCACGGAGGTCATCGGCGGACCCCGCGGACGCCATGCCGCACGCGAGCTGTCCTGGCTGCTGACCGCCGCCACGCTGTCCGCCCTCGCGGCGATCCCGGCGGGCTTCGGGATCGCCTTGCGGATCCCGTGCCTGCGGACCAGCTGGAAGGGCGATGGCCAGTTCTGGAACGCCTGCTACTCGGACCTGCCGAACGCCTACCGCGACGGCAACCTCGGTGCGGGCCTGGCGGCCTTCCTCCAGGGGAGTGACGGCTCACCGACCACGGGCCAGCCACCGCTCACGGGACTGGCCCTGATGGCCGTCGGGAGCCTCGTGCCGTCGGCGGATCGGGAGAGCACCCGGGTCGCGTGGTACTTCGCGCTCTGGGCCGTGCTGCTCACCCTGCTCCTCCTCGCCGTCGTCTGGATGGTGGCCTCCACCGCCCACCGCCCGTGGGCTGCCGCGCACGTCGCGCTCGCTCCGGTCGTCGCCCTGGTCGGCTTCGTGTCGGCCGACCTGCTCGGGGTGGCGCTCGCCGGCGCCGGGATGTGGGCGTGGGCCCGGCGCCGCCCGGGGGCGGCCGGAGTGCTCCTCGGCCTCGCGGTCGCGGCACGCTCCTACCCCGTGCTGATCCTCGTCGCCATCGGCCTGCTGGCGCTCCGTTCGGGACGGATGCGCGCGTTCGCCCGCACGGCGGCCCACGCCGTGGCCACCTTCCTCGCCGTCCTCGGCGGGCTCTGGCTGCTCAACCCCGACGCGGCGGCGTCGTCCTACCGCACCTGGTTCTCCGCGGCGGCCGGCTACGGGTCGCCGTGGCTGCTGCCCCAGCTCGCGGGGCACCCCCTGCCGGCGTGGGGCCTCACCGCGCTCGCGGCCGGAGGCTGGGTCCTCGCCGTGGTCGCGGGCGCGGTGCTCGCGCTGGCCAGCGCACGCCGACCGACGCTCGCCGAGGTGTCTCTCGTCATGGTCGGGATCGCCCTCGTGACGGGCAAGTCCTTCACCGTGCAGAGCTCTCTGTGGCTCGTCCCGCTGGTCGCCTGGTGTGTCGTGCAGTGGCGTGACCACCTGCTGTGGGCGGGCGCCGAGGCGCTGCACTTCGTCGCCGTGTGGCTGACGATCGCGGCCACCAAGGTCCCCGACCGGGGGATGCCCAACTCCTGGTATGCCTTCTTCTCGATGTTCAGGGTGATCGCCGTGCTCTGGCTGGTGACGATGGTCTGGCTCCGGGCGCGGGAACGGTGGGGCCGGTCCGAGGGGGAGGCCGACGACCTCGCCGGTCCGATGCAGGACGCCGAGGACCGCCTCATCGTGAAGTTCTCCTGA